A portion of the Bacillus sp. es.034 genome contains these proteins:
- a CDS encoding HD-GYP domain-containing protein encodes MRLISTRALKPGMVLATTVYNMRGQALIHDNVPITERMIYRLQELSIQYVYIEDSLSSGIHVKGTVSSKVRQEAVQNIEMAFNQLSTSKEKPSLLMIEDSATQLKQVIDVVLSEVKANHDLLTILTDVFTYDSYIFHHSFNVTLYTLSIGLELKLSQKQLEQLGVGAILHDIGKMLVPEEILLKPGKLTEDEFCEIKKHSEHGFEILRQLHSVSLIIAHCAYQHHERLDGSGYPRGIKGEDIHPFAKIIAVADVFDAMTSNRVYRKAMLPHQALEVLYAGSGSLFDSQVIEAFRSSVAMYPNGMIVELNDGRKGIVTDQNRGVTDRPVIRIIEEDGEESDSPYPLDLSKELDKMITGFDPDYEPQSFKIK; translated from the coding sequence ATGAGGCTTATATCAACACGGGCTTTGAAACCCGGCATGGTTCTAGCTACAACGGTATATAATATGAGAGGTCAAGCGTTGATTCATGATAATGTTCCCATTACAGAACGCATGATTTACAGATTGCAGGAGCTTAGTATTCAGTATGTTTATATTGAAGACTCTCTTTCCAGTGGAATTCATGTGAAGGGCACCGTTTCGAGTAAAGTGAGACAAGAGGCGGTTCAGAATATCGAGATGGCCTTCAATCAATTAAGCACATCCAAAGAGAAGCCAAGCCTCCTCATGATTGAAGATAGTGCCACTCAATTGAAGCAGGTGATCGATGTCGTCCTGTCCGAAGTAAAGGCGAATCATGATCTTCTGACGATTTTGACAGATGTGTTTACATACGACTCCTATATTTTTCATCACTCATTTAATGTTACGTTATATACACTTTCCATCGGTCTCGAACTGAAGCTCTCACAGAAGCAGCTGGAGCAGCTCGGTGTTGGGGCGATCCTTCATGATATCGGTAAGATGCTTGTGCCTGAAGAAATCCTATTGAAGCCGGGGAAGCTTACGGAAGACGAATTCTGTGAAATCAAGAAACACTCTGAACATGGCTTTGAAATCTTGAGACAGCTGCATTCGGTGTCCCTGATCATCGCGCACTGTGCCTATCAGCATCATGAGAGGCTCGATGGGTCCGGTTATCCGCGGGGGATCAAGGGTGAGGATATTCATCCGTTCGCAAAGATCATCGCTGTGGCCGATGTTTTTGACGCCATGACCTCAAACCGGGTGTACAGGAAAGCGATGCTTCCCCATCAGGCTTTAGAGGTATTATACGCAGGGTCGGGATCCTTGTTCGATTCACAAGTGATTGAAGCATTCCGGTCATCGGTTGCGATGTATCCGAATGGCATGATCGTGGAACTGAATGATGGAAGGAAAGGGATTGTGACCGATCAAAATAGAGGAGTCACAGACCGTCCTGTCATCCGGATCATCGAGGAAGACGGGGAGGAGTCAGACTCTCCTTACCCACTCGATTTAAGCAAGGAATTAGACAAGATGATTACAGGCTTTGATCCGGATTATGAACCGCAATCTTTTAAGATTAAATAA
- the yunB gene encoding sporulation protein YunB, with product MSKFKTYKPRRGGPLPFRHVMIITFLFFMISTGFGLWIINKGLKPTLLAYAETQTSRIGTLVINKAINKKIADVLDISDITEEVKNQEGDIVSFKYNTQTINRVQAEITNLVQQNLQEAEAGNIENLEFLTEVEIDQGKSKTSKGITYSVPLGQATNNVLLGNLGPKIPIRFHSIGDVRSDVKTTVEQFGINNAVVKVFVELEVNVQIIIPFATKTETIKQDILVAMGTVHLDVPQFYNNGGGGSSPSIEFPTN from the coding sequence GTGTCTAAGTTCAAAACCTACAAACCCCGAAGAGGAGGTCCGCTGCCTTTTCGTCATGTCATGATCATTACGTTTCTGTTCTTTATGATTTCAACTGGATTCGGATTGTGGATCATTAACAAAGGGTTGAAGCCGACACTGCTTGCGTATGCCGAGACACAGACGAGCAGGATCGGTACCCTAGTGATTAACAAAGCCATCAATAAGAAGATTGCCGATGTTCTGGACATTTCGGATATAACAGAAGAAGTGAAGAACCAAGAAGGCGATATCGTCTCGTTTAAATACAATACACAAACGATCAACAGGGTCCAGGCAGAGATAACAAATCTGGTACAGCAGAATCTCCAGGAAGCAGAAGCGGGAAATATTGAAAATCTTGAATTCCTCACTGAGGTGGAAATTGATCAAGGGAAGTCCAAAACATCAAAGGGCATTACTTATTCCGTTCCTTTGGGGCAGGCAACGAACAACGTATTGCTCGGGAACCTGGGGCCGAAAATCCCGATCCGCTTCCATTCCATCGGTGATGTACGGTCCGATGTGAAAACGACGGTAGAGCAATTCGGGATCAATAATGCGGTTGTGAAGGTATTTGTGGAGCTTGAAGTGAATGTGCAGATCATCATCCCGTTTGCCACGAAAACCGAAACGATCAAGCAGGATATCCTGGTCGCCATGGGCACCGTCCATCTGGATGTACCGCAATTTTATAACAATGGTGGAGGGGGATCGAGTCCTTCCATTGAATTTCCCACAAATTAG
- a CDS encoding Na+/H+ antiporter NhaC family protein: protein MENTIYSLLPPLLAILMVILTRRVLLSLGVGIIASAFLLADFSITKTFSFMWDAFKGIFVADGGLNTWNVYIIFFLLILGIITAFVNISGGSRAFGEWAMKRVKTRQGAQLLAAVLGIIIFIDDYFNALAVGQVSRPITDRHRISRAKLAYIIDSTSAPICVVSPISSWGAYIIGIIGSILTAHSITEYTAFSAFIQMIPMNLYVWAAVLLVVMVAYKGLDFGKMKEHEVRALETGDLYDPGKEIPGELKNDLPVSSKGSVGDLVWPIVALVIGTVSMMLWTGYQAVGSFDLLPIFENTDVTKSLLYGGLFGLVIALIFFLRQVSLKGIEAGAIGTAVVEGIKSMLPAVYILIFAWTIVTLIDQLQTGTYLAGLVEQSNLPMQALPVILFLVAGIMAFSTGTSWGSFGILLPIAGEIAAASDVTILLPAMAAVLAGSVLGDHCSPISDTTILSSTGAGSNHIDHVLTQLPYAVIGAVVAAIGYLVLGFTGSTILGLAVVIILILAFAFLFGEKAKPATAE, encoded by the coding sequence ATGGAAAACACGATTTACTCATTATTACCACCCCTTTTAGCCATTCTTATGGTTATCCTTACAAGACGGGTTCTGCTTTCATTGGGAGTAGGAATCATTGCGTCTGCCTTTCTGTTGGCAGATTTCTCAATTACGAAAACATTCAGCTTTATGTGGGACGCCTTTAAGGGCATCTTTGTGGCAGATGGCGGACTTAACACCTGGAATGTTTACATCATTTTCTTCTTACTCATTCTTGGTATCATCACGGCATTTGTGAATATCTCCGGCGGGAGCCGCGCATTCGGTGAATGGGCGATGAAACGTGTGAAGACAAGACAGGGTGCACAGCTTTTGGCTGCGGTATTAGGTATCATCATTTTTATTGACGACTATTTTAATGCCCTTGCTGTCGGTCAGGTTTCAAGACCCATCACGGATCGACATAGAATTTCACGTGCAAAGTTAGCTTATATCATCGATTCAACATCTGCTCCAATATGTGTTGTTTCTCCAATCTCGAGCTGGGGAGCTTATATTATCGGAATCATCGGTTCTATTCTTACTGCTCACAGCATCACGGAATACACGGCATTTTCAGCTTTCATACAAATGATCCCGATGAACCTTTACGTGTGGGCGGCAGTCCTGCTTGTTGTCATGGTTGCTTATAAGGGACTTGATTTCGGTAAAATGAAAGAGCATGAAGTACGGGCTCTTGAAACGGGAGATCTTTATGATCCCGGCAAAGAAATTCCCGGTGAATTGAAAAACGATCTTCCGGTCAGTTCAAAAGGATCTGTAGGCGATCTTGTCTGGCCGATCGTGGCTCTTGTCATCGGTACAGTTTCCATGATGCTTTGGACGGGATATCAAGCGGTGGGATCCTTTGACCTGCTGCCGATTTTTGAAAATACGGATGTTACGAAATCGTTATTATACGGTGGATTATTCGGACTTGTGATTGCCCTGATTTTCTTCCTGCGTCAAGTCAGCTTGAAAGGTATTGAAGCGGGTGCAATCGGGACAGCCGTAGTGGAAGGGATCAAGTCGATGCTTCCGGCTGTTTACATTCTGATCTTTGCCTGGACGATCGTTACGCTTATCGACCAATTGCAAACAGGTACCTATCTTGCTGGTTTGGTAGAGCAATCAAATCTGCCGATGCAGGCACTTCCGGTCATTTTATTCCTGGTTGCCGGAATCATGGCTTTCTCAACGGGAACTTCTTGGGGCTCGTTTGGGATTCTCCTGCCGATCGCCGGAGAAATTGCTGCAGCATCAGATGTAACGATCTTACTTCCTGCCATGGCAGCGGTGCTTGCGGGATCTGTATTGGGTGATCACTGTTCACCTATTTCGGATACAACGATCCTTTCCTCTACTGGAGCGGGAAGCAACCATATCGATCACGTGCTTACACAACTTCCATATGCGGTCATCGGTGCGGTTGTTGCAGCAATCGGTTACCTTGTATTAGGATTCACCGGCAGCACCATACTTGGTCTCGCAGTTGTCATCATTTTGATCTTGGCCTTTGCCTTTTTGTTCGGTGAAAAAGCAAAACCTGCAACTGCAGAGTAA
- a CDS encoding sodium-dependent transporter produces the protein MENRAQFGTRAGFILAAVGSAIGLGNIWRFPAVAYENGGGAFFIPYLFALLTAGIPLLVLEFTIGHKYRGSAPLSYFRLNKKTEWLGWWQVLIAFVISTYYAVIIAWAMSYSVFSFNLGWGKDTESFLFSDYLKLSVDAGQTGSVVPGVFIPLVIVWAVTLGILFKGVKKGIEVANKIFIPALVILFLIIVVRALTLPGAMDGLDAFFKPDFSKIADPGVWVAAYGQIFFSLSIAFAIMITYSSYLPKKSDITNNAFITGFSNSGFELLAGIGVFAALGFMAQSQGVAVQDVVSGGVGLAFVVFPQIINEFPAFNEVFGFLFFASLVLAGLSSLISISETYVAAVSEKFGISRNKAVLFGGGLSAVISILFATQGGLLFLDVADYFINQFGVAFVGLVEVVVIAWFLRKLGAFQSHANGISDIQLGAWWKVCLGVITPIVLGWMMFGLFKMNLLKQFDTETGNYEGYSDGFILYSGWFVAAFAIIVGVALGFKRWNAKTEAESYKEVS, from the coding sequence ATGGAGAATCGTGCACAGTTTGGTACACGGGCAGGATTTATTCTGGCAGCTGTCGGTTCAGCAATCGGACTGGGGAACATTTGGCGTTTTCCGGCAGTGGCGTATGAAAATGGTGGGGGAGCATTCTTCATTCCATATTTATTCGCTCTTCTAACAGCAGGTATTCCATTATTAGTACTTGAATTTACAATTGGTCATAAGTACCGTGGTTCAGCACCGTTATCTTATTTCCGTCTTAATAAGAAAACGGAATGGCTTGGATGGTGGCAGGTATTGATCGCATTCGTCATTTCCACTTATTATGCGGTCATTATCGCATGGGCGATGTCCTACAGCGTATTTTCTTTCAATTTAGGCTGGGGCAAAGATACAGAGTCATTCCTGTTCAGTGATTATTTAAAGCTTTCAGTCGACGCAGGCCAGACGGGCAGCGTGGTCCCGGGAGTATTCATCCCTCTTGTCATCGTATGGGCCGTAACACTGGGCATTCTTTTCAAAGGTGTTAAGAAAGGGATCGAAGTAGCGAATAAAATCTTTATTCCAGCACTTGTTATTTTATTCTTAATTATCGTTGTTCGCGCTTTAACGTTACCAGGAGCGATGGATGGGCTTGATGCATTCTTCAAACCGGACTTCAGTAAAATTGCTGATCCAGGCGTTTGGGTGGCAGCATATGGACAGATTTTCTTCAGTTTATCCATTGCCTTTGCCATCATGATTACCTACTCAAGTTATTTGCCGAAGAAATCGGATATTACGAACAACGCCTTCATCACGGGGTTCAGTAACTCCGGATTCGAACTATTGGCAGGTATCGGTGTATTTGCGGCACTTGGTTTCATGGCACAGTCACAAGGTGTGGCAGTGCAGGATGTTGTAAGCGGCGGCGTTGGACTGGCGTTTGTTGTCTTCCCGCAGATCATCAATGAATTTCCGGCATTCAACGAAGTCTTTGGCTTCTTATTCTTTGCTTCACTTGTACTGGCCGGTCTGTCTTCATTGATTTCCATTTCGGAAACGTATGTGGCAGCCGTTTCTGAGAAGTTCGGGATTTCCCGTAACAAAGCGGTACTATTCGGTGGCGGACTTTCAGCCGTCATTTCCATCCTCTTTGCTACACAGGGTGGATTGTTATTCCTTGATGTTGCGGATTACTTCATCAACCAATTCGGAGTCGCTTTTGTTGGATTAGTGGAAGTAGTCGTGATCGCCTGGTTCCTTCGTAAGCTTGGGGCATTCCAATCCCATGCAAATGGAATCTCGGATATCCAGCTTGGTGCATGGTGGAAAGTATGTTTGGGCGTCATCACACCGATCGTCCTTGGTTGGATGATGTTCGGATTATTCAAAATGAACCTTCTGAAACAATTTGATACCGAAACGGGTAACTACGAAGGTTATTCTGATGGATTCATTCTATATAGCGGATGGTTTGTAGCAGCCTTTGCCATTATCGTAGGCGTGGCGCTCGGGTTTAAACGCTGGAACGCCAAGACGGAAGCTGAAAGCTATAAGGAGGTAAGCTAA
- a CDS encoding methionine/alanine import family NSS transporter small subunit, whose translation MTGSAITMMIVGMVIIWGGLAASIMNAVSKSKKQV comes from the coding sequence ATGACTGGTAGCGCGATTACAATGATGATAGTCGGAATGGTCATCATCTGGGGTGGATTAGCAGCTAGTATCATGAACGCTGTATCCAAATCGAAGAAACAAGTATAA
- a CDS encoding M23 family metallopeptidase, with product MISPCQSFAAEKLSDEQIHTKRMELFQKSEAMTQIPWYYLAAIDQYERSLRFARKDREKPSSFISIYMEPEKWVGPLNPHAEDDNPETIALFNGIGRDGDHDGKASLKSDEDKLASLTDFILRYGIDHDNFKLALWDYYKRDKTVSIIMGNAKIYKQYGTIHLNQKAFPLPLRFNYSYRNTWGDARGWGGRRIHEGTDLFADYGVPVRATSYGIIEMKGWNRYGGWRIGIRDINNTYHYFAHLSGFAKDLHVGQVVEPGMVIGGVGSSGYGPPGTSGKFPPHLHYGMYKDNGLTEWSFDPYPHLRMWERQDRIKSKKH from the coding sequence ATGATAAGCCCCTGTCAGAGCTTCGCAGCAGAAAAGCTGTCAGATGAGCAGATACACACAAAAAGAATGGAACTCTTCCAGAAGAGCGAGGCTATGACTCAGATCCCCTGGTACTACCTGGCTGCCATTGATCAGTACGAACGCAGTTTAAGGTTCGCCAGGAAAGACAGGGAAAAGCCATCCTCTTTCATCTCGATTTATATGGAGCCTGAAAAGTGGGTCGGACCTTTGAACCCCCACGCCGAGGATGACAACCCTGAAACGATTGCCCTTTTCAATGGAATCGGCCGGGACGGGGATCATGACGGGAAAGCCAGCTTGAAAAGTGATGAAGATAAACTTGCCTCATTAACCGACTTTATCCTTCGTTACGGCATCGATCACGATAACTTCAAGCTTGCCCTCTGGGATTATTACAAGCGGGACAAAACCGTCAGTATCATTATGGGAAATGCCAAAATATATAAACAGTACGGAACGATTCACCTCAATCAGAAAGCCTTTCCGCTTCCCCTGCGATTTAACTATAGTTACCGGAACACCTGGGGAGATGCCCGGGGATGGGGCGGAAGACGGATCCATGAAGGGACGGACCTCTTCGCTGATTACGGTGTTCCAGTCAGGGCTACATCATATGGCATTATCGAGATGAAAGGCTGGAATCGTTATGGAGGCTGGAGGATCGGAATCCGAGACATTAATAATACGTACCATTATTTTGCCCATTTGAGTGGTTTTGCCAAAGATCTGCATGTCGGACAAGTGGTTGAACCGGGAATGGTGATCGGCGGTGTCGGAAGCTCAGGATATGGACCTCCAGGAACGTCAGGGAAATTTCCGCCGCATTTGCATTATGGAATGTATAAAGATAATGGCCTGACAGAATGGTCCTTTGATCCATATCCTCATCTAAGAATGTGGGAACGCCAGGACAGGATCAAAAGCAAGAAACATTAA
- the lipA gene encoding lipoyl synthase, whose product MSKKDEHIRKPDWLKIKLNTNDNYMGLKKMMRENNLHTVCEEARCPNIHECWGTRRTATFMILGDICTRACRFCAVKTGLPTELDLKEPERVADSVQLMNLKHVVITAVARDDLKDGGSQVFAETVRAIRRKSPFTSIEVLPSDMGGVFDNIKTLMDAKPDIMNYNVETVRRLTPRVRARATYDRTLEFLRRAKELNPAIPTKSSIMVGLGETKEEILETMDDLRANHVDIVTLGQYLQPSKKHLKVQKYYHPDEFAELREAAMEKGFSHCEAGPLVRSSYHADEQVNAAAKARQAKGEQEVQNA is encoded by the coding sequence ATGAGTAAGAAAGATGAACACATTCGGAAACCGGATTGGCTTAAGATTAAGCTGAATACGAACGATAATTATATGGGTCTTAAGAAAATGATGCGGGAAAACAATCTTCATACAGTATGTGAAGAGGCCCGTTGTCCTAATATTCATGAGTGCTGGGGAACAAGACGTACGGCTACTTTCATGATTTTAGGTGATATTTGTACCCGTGCGTGCCGTTTCTGTGCCGTTAAAACCGGTCTTCCAACTGAATTAGATCTTAAAGAACCGGAACGCGTTGCGGATTCTGTACAACTTATGAACTTGAAGCACGTCGTCATTACTGCGGTTGCCCGTGATGACCTGAAAGACGGAGGTTCACAGGTCTTTGCTGAAACCGTCCGCGCTATCCGCCGTAAGAGCCCGTTCACATCCATCGAAGTTCTTCCTTCTGATATGGGTGGGGTATTCGACAATATCAAGACATTGATGGATGCTAAACCGGATATCATGAATTACAATGTCGAAACCGTTCGACGTCTGACTCCAAGAGTTCGTGCCCGTGCGACGTACGATCGTACATTGGAATTCCTGCGCCGTGCGAAAGAATTGAATCCTGCCATTCCTACGAAATCGAGCATCATGGTCGGTCTTGGGGAAACGAAGGAAGAGATTCTTGAAACGATGGATGATCTTCGTGCCAATCATGTTGATATCGTGACATTAGGTCAATATTTGCAGCCATCGAAGAAGCACTTGAAGGTTCAAAAGTATTACCATCCAGATGAATTTGCCGAACTTCGTGAAGCGGCAATGGAAAAAGGCTTCAGCCACTGTGAAGCAGGTCCGCTTGTACGTTCTTCCTACCATGCCGACGAGCAGGTGAACGCAGCAGCGAAAGCAAGACAAGCTAAAGGTGAGCAGGAAGTACAGAACGCATAA
- a CDS encoding YhcN/YlaJ family sporulation lipoprotein, whose amino-acid sequence MFKLNKLLLGTTVLGITLIGTACNGIDTANEEMFHDNGNTINVSDREDLYNENSWTKKGAHRGEDFGYVRQQKSPTGGQNISTKDMYSINREQVADSISKMSVALPDVKDCSTLVTDEEVLVSYVTDKKDKKGRFETADQVKKTAMSVIPRWYHVYVTDDKALMRNVENLAKMDSDSDNVSTAIDDTINLMLKDSPQGRNVDSGENANGEMTSDQYEMRDDDTHKINMDRQKRNDLTD is encoded by the coding sequence GTGTTTAAGTTGAATAAATTACTTTTGGGTACAACGGTTCTCGGCATCACACTAATCGGGACAGCCTGTAATGGCATTGACACAGCCAATGAGGAAATGTTCCACGACAATGGGAATACCATTAACGTAAGTGACAGGGAAGACCTGTATAACGAAAATAGCTGGACTAAAAAAGGGGCACACCGCGGTGAAGACTTTGGTTATGTCCGACAGCAGAAGAGCCCTACCGGTGGTCAAAACATTTCCACCAAGGATATGTACAGTATCAATCGCGAGCAGGTAGCCGACAGCATCAGCAAAATGAGTGTCGCCCTTCCTGACGTGAAAGATTGCTCTACCCTCGTAACGGACGAAGAGGTCCTGGTTTCTTATGTGACCGACAAAAAAGATAAAAAAGGACGCTTCGAAACAGCCGATCAGGTAAAGAAAACAGCCATGTCCGTCATCCCGCGCTGGTACCATGTCTATGTGACAGATGATAAAGCCTTGATGCGCAATGTCGAAAACCTGGCCAAAATGGATAGTGACAGCGATAATGTTTCTACCGCCATCGACGACACCATCAACCTGATGTTGAAGGATTCCCCACAAGGAAGAAACGTCGATTCAGGTGAGAATGCCAATGGCGAAATGACATCAGATCAATACGAAATGCGTGACGACGATACCCATAAGATCAATATGGACCGTCAGAAACGTAATGACCTAACAGATTGA
- a CDS encoding YutD family protein, translated as MICVQNTCYEIVEEFRDGFNEEAFKERYSDILSKYDYILGDWGYGQLRLKGFFDDHNQKASFDTKVSTHKDYLYEYCNFGCAYFLVKKVNK; from the coding sequence GTGATTTGTGTGCAGAACACGTGCTACGAAATCGTCGAGGAATTCAGGGACGGATTCAACGAGGAAGCTTTCAAGGAAAGATATAGCGATATCTTAAGCAAATACGACTATATCCTTGGTGATTGGGGGTACGGACAGCTCAGATTGAAAGGGTTCTTCGATGACCACAATCAAAAGGCTTCTTTCGATACAAAGGTGAGTACTCATAAGGATTACTTATATGAATACTGTAATTTTGGGTGTGCTTATTTTCTCGTGAAGAAAGTCAATAAATAA
- a CDS encoding DUF3055 domain-containing protein, whose translation MTERFYLYDDTENTRTRFVSFMGENQRYDLAITQTERYYGKSLVLDLQGSRFAIMGRDDLDEPGYVESVFKLTGEEADELRDFLGEIIL comes from the coding sequence ATGACTGAACGTTTTTATTTATATGACGATACAGAAAATACACGAACGCGATTCGTGAGTTTCATGGGGGAAAATCAGCGGTACGACCTGGCCATTACCCAAACGGAACGCTATTACGGCAAATCATTGGTACTGGACCTTCAGGGCAGTCGATTTGCCATCATGGGAAGAGATGACCTTGATGAACCTGGATATGTGGAGAGTGTATTTAAATTAACAGGGGAAGAAGCGGATGAATTAAGGGATTTCTTAGGTGAAATCATTCTCTGA
- a CDS encoding DUF86 domain-containing protein: MYFVDREKIEEILVYMDEQLNIFSRQEQWDATLEKLALERVAHVIIESILDVGNSMIDGFIMRDPGSYEDIIDILLDEKVITDTMSEDLKRLVEQRKPLVQEYTTVEHAQLHTILEEVYQTLNQFPQQVRNYLENELGPVSAFKN; this comes from the coding sequence ATGTATTTCGTAGACAGGGAAAAGATTGAAGAAATATTGGTCTATATGGATGAGCAGCTAAACATATTCAGCCGTCAAGAACAGTGGGACGCTACTCTGGAAAAGTTGGCGCTTGAAAGGGTGGCCCACGTCATCATTGAATCTATCCTGGACGTAGGGAACAGCATGATTGATGGATTTATCATGAGGGATCCGGGAAGTTATGAGGATATCATCGATATTCTTCTGGATGAAAAAGTGATTACAGACACGATGAGCGAAGATCTCAAACGCCTCGTCGAACAGCGTAAACCACTGGTCCAGGAATATACAACCGTTGAACACGCGCAATTACATACCATCCTGGAAGAAGTGTACCAAACACTGAACCAATTCCCGCAACAGGTCCGAAACTACCTTGAAAATGAACTGGGCCCCGTTTCGGCATTTAAAAACTAA
- a CDS encoding TIGR01457 family HAD-type hydrolase, protein MKEYKGYLIDLDGTMYKGKEKIEEAGDFVKRLQDKGLPYLFVTNNSSRRPGQVAEKLRSFDIPATKEQVFTTSMATAQYMAKEKPEGTAYVIGEEGIRSALEENGITLQDDKPDFVVVGIDREINYEKLALACLGVRNGATFISTNGDIAIPTERGLLPGNGSLTSVVTVSTQTEPIFIGKPESIIMEQALSVLGVPKEDTLMVGDNYDTDILAGINAGLDTLLVHTGVTTKEALSQKHIQPTFTIGTLDQWDI, encoded by the coding sequence ATGAAAGAGTATAAAGGGTATTTAATCGATCTGGATGGAACGATGTATAAAGGAAAGGAGAAGATTGAAGAAGCGGGGGATTTCGTGAAAAGGCTGCAGGATAAGGGCCTGCCTTATCTGTTCGTGACGAATAACTCTTCAAGAAGACCGGGACAGGTAGCGGAAAAATTGCGTTCTTTTGATATACCCGCAACAAAGGAACAGGTATTTACGACATCCATGGCGACGGCACAGTATATGGCGAAGGAAAAGCCTGAAGGAACGGCCTATGTCATCGGCGAAGAAGGAATACGCTCAGCACTTGAAGAGAACGGCATTACACTGCAGGATGATAAACCGGATTTCGTGGTAGTGGGAATCGACCGGGAGATTAATTACGAGAAATTAGCCCTTGCTTGCCTGGGCGTGAGAAACGGGGCAACGTTCATTTCAACGAATGGAGATATCGCGATTCCGACTGAAAGGGGATTGCTTCCGGGAAATGGATCCCTGACATCTGTCGTGACTGTCTCCACCCAGACCGAACCGATCTTTATCGGAAAGCCTGAGTCCATTATCATGGAACAGGCATTGTCAGTGTTGGGAGTCCCGAAGGAAGATACGCTGATGGTGGGGGATAACTATGATACAGATATTCTGGCGGGAATAAATGCCGGACTCGATACGCTGCTTGTGCATACAGGAGTCACAACAAAAGAGGCATTGAGTCAAAAGCATATTCAGCCTACCTTTACTATTGGAACATTGGATCAATGGGATATATAA
- a CDS encoding helix-turn-helix transcriptional regulator yields the protein MSITVTGLVGKKIRQHRRAKEITIQQLSHKCGLTVNYISLIEKGEANPSLNKLFAIVCSLEIQWEDIMPNCEEHQDIYNHTIL from the coding sequence ATGAGTATTACAGTTACAGGACTTGTCGGAAAGAAAATAAGGCAACATAGAAGAGCAAAAGAAATCACCATACAACAATTAAGTCACAAATGTGGATTAACGGTTAATTATATTTCGTTGATTGAAAAGGGAGAGGCGAATCCCTCCCTGAACAAGCTGTTTGCGATTGTATGCTCCTTGGAGATCCAGTGGGAAGACATCATGCCGAATTGTGAAGAGCACCAAGACATCTACAATCACACGATTCTTTAA
- the sda gene encoding sporulation histidine kinase inhibitor Sda, with amino-acid sequence MKLLSDKALIDAYQKAKQLKLSNEFIILIEQEIKKRKLVH; translated from the coding sequence ATTAAACTCCTGAGTGACAAAGCCCTTATAGATGCCTATCAAAAAGCAAAACAGTTAAAACTCAGTAATGAATTCATCATTCTGATCGAACAAGAAATTAAAAAGAGAAAATTAGTTCATTAA
- a CDS encoding phosphatidylglycerophosphatase A, with protein sequence MKDKESMDLLERTARKWLHERGVEIEDIAQLVMYLQQKYHPDLELKECVYNVERVLTKREVQNAILTGIQLDILAEKKMLAEPLQAIVEVDEGLYGVDEILAFSIVNVYGSIGFTNYGYIDKQKPGILERLNDKSSGMCHTFLDDIVGAIAAAASSRLAHRAKCAE encoded by the coding sequence ATGAAGGATAAAGAGTCAATGGATTTATTAGAGAGAACGGCACGTAAATGGCTGCATGAAAGAGGAGTGGAAATTGAAGACATCGCTCAATTAGTCATGTACCTTCAACAGAAGTATCATCCTGATCTTGAATTGAAGGAATGTGTCTATAACGTTGAACGTGTACTGACGAAGCGTGAAGTACAGAACGCCATACTTACAGGCATTCAACTTGATATATTAGCTGAGAAAAAGATGCTTGCGGAACCATTGCAGGCGATTGTTGAAGTAGATGAGGGATTATACGGTGTGGATGAAATCCTGGCCTTTTCCATAGTGAATGTGTACGGTTCGATCGGATTCACGAACTACGGATATATCGATAAACAAAAACCGGGAATCCTGGAAAGATTGAATGATAAATCATCGGGTATGTGCCATACTTTCCTGGATGACATTGTAGGCGCCATTGCAGCTGCCGCTTCAAGCCGATTGGCACACCGGGCGAAATGCGCAGAATGA